The following proteins come from a genomic window of Crassostrea angulata isolate pt1a10 chromosome 1, ASM2561291v2, whole genome shotgun sequence:
- the LOC128156130 gene encoding myoneurin-like isoform X3 — translation MNYQKVYMNQIYSSSIMRQVAQMWKNQLLCDAVIKTGNTQTKAHRLVLIAACPMLQHMENASVGSHLEVRLNSDIKQNSINTFLQYLYEGYMMLTEENCKDVEKIAKLLHADSVAKCCVDFQKCLNAKSGMSSYEGANFEVQDSVEFRYVCSTDIQKTVQDGAMKRSSESSGRPPSPGSKRARVQSGGPGMMGRVDDRFSMAHSYTQDPFERVPRLGSGYQQPKPQPGVIEILEDTIEMVTSEPPERDPDGWPRKSDRPPIQKSMSISVAGQVKGGDSDLQIIDVSSLSVPSQSKPSNTSRVRSDSTNDRPSTSYDISQPGRSTQRQSPYSSDQSQSPRTEVDGSFQRQQQQFSQSAAAKQTQPRAAPHPSHPPQLKHMSMSGVQNSQKSFAAGSPSQASFAAGSASQVSFTGVSSSQSNSPQIPPTPASTTAMSPRNVAESTPTLPSPTKSLTEASRRQQTVVIDQPPTDNAQQGQQAQEQSAHKSQEKDPVNQKSIEMHAEDVERLLAASEPVASQSGNTGEKSKESVADLTVIKIEEEDEEDTGGLDMYVDVPDDSKQPLNLGSRDDSTEQSEIEDPPGDWSREDFSNESGSFGADPNISWQDASFNKGGIKRMKERSPYRVSRKLDMYTCKICSKTFQNSTELVRHIKVDEGRSFCEKCEKCDKVFFVPSTYKYHLQAKHKVPLNLPECEVCGKCFQDNYNLNRHMVVHTGERPFHCSNCFKAFKSKDNAKNHLRFCKNQEYVQQE, via the exons ATGAACTACCAGAAGGTGTACATGAACCAGATCTACTCGAGTTCCATCATGAGGCAGGTGGCTCAGATGTGGAAAAACCAGCTGCTGTGTGACGCAGTCATCAAGACAGGAAACACTCAAACAAAG GCTCACAGATTGGTCCTGATTGCTGCCTGCCCAATGCTTCAGCACATGGAAAATGCATCAGTAGGATCTCATCTGGAAGTACGACTCAATTCTGATATAAAACAGAACTCTATTAATACATTCTTGCAGTATTTGTATGAAGGCTATATGATGTTGACAGAAGAAAACTGCAAAGATGTTGAGAAAATTGCGAAACTTCTGCATGCGGACAGTGTAGCAAAATGCTGTGttgattttcaaaagtgtttAAATGCTAAATCTGGTATGTCATCATATGAAGGTGCTAATTTTGAGGTGCAGGACAGTGTAGAATTCCGTTATGTCTGTTCTACAGACATACAAAAGACTGTGCAGGATGGTGCGATGAAGAGATCCTCTGAAAGCAGTGGAAGACCTCCTAGTCCAGGTAGCAAGAGGGCAAGAGTGCAGTCTGGGGGTCCAGGCATGATGGGTAGAGTTGATGATAGGTTCAGCATGGCACACAGTTACACACAAGACCCATTTGAACGTGTTCCAAGGCTTGGGTCAGGTTACCAACAACCAAAGCCACAACCAGGGGTAATCGAAATTCTAGAGGATACCATAGAGATGGTAACATCTGAACCTCCAGAAAGAGATCCAGATGGGTGGCCCAGGAAGTCAGATAGACCCCCGATCCAGAAAAGTATGTCTATATCTGTTGCTGGCCAGGTGAAAGGTGGAGACAGCGACTTACAGATAATAGATGTTTCAAGTTTATCAGTACCCTCACAAAGCAAACCATCAAATACCAGTAGAGTGCGTTCAGACTCTACAAATGATAGACCTTCTACAAGTTATGACATTTCACAGCCAGGAAGATCAACACAGAGACAGTCTCCATACAGTTCCGACCAGTCCCAGTCTCCAAGGACTGAAGTAGATGGATCTTTCCAAAGACAGCAACAACAGTTCAGCCAATCAGCAGCTGCTAAACAGACACAGCCAAGAGCAGCACCACACCCAAGTCACCCTCCACAGCTGAAGCACATGTCAATGTCTGGTGTACAAAACTCTCAAAAGTCCTTTGCTGCTGGCAGTCCTTCTCAAGCCAGCTTTGCTGCAGGCAGTGCATCGCAAGTTAGTTTTACAGGGGTTAGCAGTTCACAGTCAAACAGTCCTCAGATACCACCCACCCCTGCTAGCACTACTGCCATGAGTCCCAGGAATGTTGCAGAATCTACTCCAACATTGCCATCACCCACTAAATCCTTAACAGAAGCATCACGAAGACAACAAACAGTTGTGATTGACCAGCCTCCTACAGATAATGCTCAACAAGGTCAACAGGCACAAGAGCAATCAGCACACAAATCTCAAGAAAAAGACCCAGTTAATCAGAAATCCATTGAGATGCATGCTGAAGATGTAGAAAGGTTGCTGGCTGCATCTGAGCCTGTAGCTTCTCAGAG TGGGAATACTGGGGAAAAGTCTAAAGAGTCTGTTGCTGACTTGACTGTAATCAAGATAGAGGAGGAGGATGAGGAAGATACTGGGGGTCTGGACATGTATGTAGACGTCCCTGACGACAGCAAGCAGCCCCTTAATCTGGGCAGTCGGGACGATTCCACGGAACAGAGTGAAATAGAAGACCCTCCAGGGGACTGGTCGAGAGAAGATTTCTCCAATGAAAGTGGCAGTTTTGGTGCAGATCCAAATATCTCGTGGCAAGATGCATCCTTTAATAAAG gaGGAATTAAGAGAATGAAAGAAAGGTCGCCATACCGCGTTTCTAGGAAACTGGATATGTACACCTGCAAAATATGTTCGAAAACTTTTCAGAACAGTACGGAGTTAGTTCGTCATATTAAGGTTGACGAAGGAAGAAGTTTCTGTGAGAAATGTGAAAAGTGCGACAAAGTGTTTTTTGTGCCATCCACGTACAAGTACCATCTACAGGCCAAACACAAGGTTCCGCTCAATTTACCTGAGTGTGAAGTGTGTGGGAAGTGTTTCCAGGATAACTACAACCTGAACCGCCACATGGTGGTTCACACGGGGGAGAGACCATTCCACTGCTCAAACTGCTTCAAAGCTTTCAAATCGAAAGACAATGCTAAAAACCATTTGCGCTTTTGTAAAAATCAGGAGTATGTACAACAAGAATAA
- the LOC128156130 gene encoding hypermethylated in cancer 2 protein-like isoform X8 encodes MNYQKVYMNQIYSSSIMRQVAQMWKNQLLCDAVIKTGNTQTKAHRLVLIAACPMLQHMENASVGSHLEVRLNSDIKQNSINTFLQYLYEGYMMLTEENCKDVEKIAKLLHADSVAKCCVDFQKCLNAKSGMSSYEGANFEVQDSVEFRYVCSTDIQKTVQDGAMKRSSESSGRPPSPGSKRARVQSGGPGMMGRVDDRFSMAHSYTQDPFERVPRLGSGYQQPKPQPGVIEILEDTIEMVTSEPPERDPDGWPRKSDRPPIQKSMSISVAGQVKGGDSDLQIIDVSSLSVPSQSKPSNTSRVRSDSTNDRPSTSYDISQPGRSTQRQSPYSSDQSQSPRTEVDGSFQRQQQQFSQSAAAKQTQPRAAPHPSHPPQLKHMSMSGVQNSQKSFAAGSPSQASFAAGSASQVSFTGVSSSQSNSPQIPPTPASTTAMSPRNVAESTPTLPSPTKSLTEASRRQQTVVIDQPPTDNAQQGQQAQEQSAHKSQEKDPVNQKSIEMHAEDVERLLAASEPVASQSGNTGEKSKESVADLTVIKIEEEDEEDTGGLDMYVDVPDDSKQPLNLGSRDDSTEQSEIEDPPGDWSREDFSNESGSFGADPNISWQDASFNKAHQSFGTSDLRTLNRSKCQFCNEICSSDAELDSHLRSRHSFTGRDVREGGSVEHAQKPQEENEPYICPHCQKTFSFLCHYKRHLVIHSQDRPHKCKLCASCFKRKDHLWDHVRRRHGKPFAPSSNTTCHS; translated from the exons ATGAACTACCAGAAGGTGTACATGAACCAGATCTACTCGAGTTCCATCATGAGGCAGGTGGCTCAGATGTGGAAAAACCAGCTGCTGTGTGACGCAGTCATCAAGACAGGAAACACTCAAACAAAG GCTCACAGATTGGTCCTGATTGCTGCCTGCCCAATGCTTCAGCACATGGAAAATGCATCAGTAGGATCTCATCTGGAAGTACGACTCAATTCTGATATAAAACAGAACTCTATTAATACATTCTTGCAGTATTTGTATGAAGGCTATATGATGTTGACAGAAGAAAACTGCAAAGATGTTGAGAAAATTGCGAAACTTCTGCATGCGGACAGTGTAGCAAAATGCTGTGttgattttcaaaagtgtttAAATGCTAAATCTGGTATGTCATCATATGAAGGTGCTAATTTTGAGGTGCAGGACAGTGTAGAATTCCGTTATGTCTGTTCTACAGACATACAAAAGACTGTGCAGGATGGTGCGATGAAGAGATCCTCTGAAAGCAGTGGAAGACCTCCTAGTCCAGGTAGCAAGAGGGCAAGAGTGCAGTCTGGGGGTCCAGGCATGATGGGTAGAGTTGATGATAGGTTCAGCATGGCACACAGTTACACACAAGACCCATTTGAACGTGTTCCAAGGCTTGGGTCAGGTTACCAACAACCAAAGCCACAACCAGGGGTAATCGAAATTCTAGAGGATACCATAGAGATGGTAACATCTGAACCTCCAGAAAGAGATCCAGATGGGTGGCCCAGGAAGTCAGATAGACCCCCGATCCAGAAAAGTATGTCTATATCTGTTGCTGGCCAGGTGAAAGGTGGAGACAGCGACTTACAGATAATAGATGTTTCAAGTTTATCAGTACCCTCACAAAGCAAACCATCAAATACCAGTAGAGTGCGTTCAGACTCTACAAATGATAGACCTTCTACAAGTTATGACATTTCACAGCCAGGAAGATCAACACAGAGACAGTCTCCATACAGTTCCGACCAGTCCCAGTCTCCAAGGACTGAAGTAGATGGATCTTTCCAAAGACAGCAACAACAGTTCAGCCAATCAGCAGCTGCTAAACAGACACAGCCAAGAGCAGCACCACACCCAAGTCACCCTCCACAGCTGAAGCACATGTCAATGTCTGGTGTACAAAACTCTCAAAAGTCCTTTGCTGCTGGCAGTCCTTCTCAAGCCAGCTTTGCTGCAGGCAGTGCATCGCAAGTTAGTTTTACAGGGGTTAGCAGTTCACAGTCAAACAGTCCTCAGATACCACCCACCCCTGCTAGCACTACTGCCATGAGTCCCAGGAATGTTGCAGAATCTACTCCAACATTGCCATCACCCACTAAATCCTTAACAGAAGCATCACGAAGACAACAAACAGTTGTGATTGACCAGCCTCCTACAGATAATGCTCAACAAGGTCAACAGGCACAAGAGCAATCAGCACACAAATCTCAAGAAAAAGACCCAGTTAATCAGAAATCCATTGAGATGCATGCTGAAGATGTAGAAAGGTTGCTGGCTGCATCTGAGCCTGTAGCTTCTCAGAG TGGGAATACTGGGGAAAAGTCTAAAGAGTCTGTTGCTGACTTGACTGTAATCAAGATAGAGGAGGAGGATGAGGAAGATACTGGGGGTCTGGACATGTATGTAGACGTCCCTGACGACAGCAAGCAGCCCCTTAATCTGGGCAGTCGGGACGATTCCACGGAACAGAGTGAAATAGAAGACCCTCCAGGGGACTGGTCGAGAGAAGATTTCTCCAATGAAAGTGGCAGTTTTGGTGCAGATCCAAATATCTCGTGGCAAGATGCATCCTTTAATAAAG CACATCAATCTTTCGGGACAAGCGATCTACGAACTTTAAACAGAAGCAAGTGTCAGTTTTGCAATGAGATATGTAGCAGCGATGCAGAGTTAGATTCTCATTTAAGATCCCGACACAGTTTTACTGGAAGAGATGTAAGGGAGGGAGGTTCGGTGGAACACGCACAAAAaccacaggaagaaaatgaaCCGTACATTTGCCCTCATTGCCAAAAGACATTTAGTTTCTTGTGTCACTACAAGAGGCATCTGGTAATTCATTCCCAAGATAGACCACATAAATGTAAACTATGCGCCAGTTGTTTTAAACGGAAAGACCATTTATGGGATCACGTTCGAAGGAGACACGGAAAACCGTTTGCACCTAGCAGCAACAC GACTTGCCATTCATAA
- the LOC128156130 gene encoding hypermethylated in cancer 2 protein-like isoform X7 — translation MNYQKVYMNQIYSSSIMRQVAQMWKNQLLCDAVIKTGNTQTKAHRLVLIAACPMLQHMENASVGSHLEVRLNSDIKQNSINTFLQYLYEGYMMLTEENCKDVEKIAKLLHADSVAKCCVDFQKCLNAKSGMSSYEGANFEVQDSVEFRYVCSTDIQKTVQDGAMKRSSESSGRPPSPGSKRARVQSGGPGMMGRVDDRFSMAHSYTQDPFERVPRLGSGYQQPKPQPGVIEILEDTIEMVTSEPPERDPDGWPRKSDRPPIQKSMSISVAGQVKGGDSDLQIIDVSSLSVPSQSKPSNTSRVRSDSTNDRPSTSYDISQPGRSTQRQSPYSSDQSQSPRTEVDGSFQRQQQQFSQSAAAKQTQPRAAPHPSHPPQLKHMSMSGVQNSQKSFAAGSPSQASFAAGSASQVSFTGVSSSQSNSPQIPPTPASTTAMSPRNVAESTPTLPSPTKSLTEASRRQQTVVIDQPPTDNAQQGQQAQEQSAHKSQEKDPVNQKSIEMHAEDVERLLAASEPVASQSGNTGEKSKESVADLTVIKIEEEDEEDTGGLDMYVDVPDDSKQPLNLGSRDDSTEQSEIEDPPGDWSREDFSNESGSFGADPNISWQDASFNKDQPEQDTSTEQEVTESVAVPMSCVICGFRAPNQDGDAFGEHVRKHGYATYCDVCGLMFKTQQGCYLHKKVHFPAVQLKCDFCGKVAQSRSHLNRHMKSHSEQRHFKCQFCISTFKHKADMNRHLANRHNSK, via the exons ATGAACTACCAGAAGGTGTACATGAACCAGATCTACTCGAGTTCCATCATGAGGCAGGTGGCTCAGATGTGGAAAAACCAGCTGCTGTGTGACGCAGTCATCAAGACAGGAAACACTCAAACAAAG GCTCACAGATTGGTCCTGATTGCTGCCTGCCCAATGCTTCAGCACATGGAAAATGCATCAGTAGGATCTCATCTGGAAGTACGACTCAATTCTGATATAAAACAGAACTCTATTAATACATTCTTGCAGTATTTGTATGAAGGCTATATGATGTTGACAGAAGAAAACTGCAAAGATGTTGAGAAAATTGCGAAACTTCTGCATGCGGACAGTGTAGCAAAATGCTGTGttgattttcaaaagtgtttAAATGCTAAATCTGGTATGTCATCATATGAAGGTGCTAATTTTGAGGTGCAGGACAGTGTAGAATTCCGTTATGTCTGTTCTACAGACATACAAAAGACTGTGCAGGATGGTGCGATGAAGAGATCCTCTGAAAGCAGTGGAAGACCTCCTAGTCCAGGTAGCAAGAGGGCAAGAGTGCAGTCTGGGGGTCCAGGCATGATGGGTAGAGTTGATGATAGGTTCAGCATGGCACACAGTTACACACAAGACCCATTTGAACGTGTTCCAAGGCTTGGGTCAGGTTACCAACAACCAAAGCCACAACCAGGGGTAATCGAAATTCTAGAGGATACCATAGAGATGGTAACATCTGAACCTCCAGAAAGAGATCCAGATGGGTGGCCCAGGAAGTCAGATAGACCCCCGATCCAGAAAAGTATGTCTATATCTGTTGCTGGCCAGGTGAAAGGTGGAGACAGCGACTTACAGATAATAGATGTTTCAAGTTTATCAGTACCCTCACAAAGCAAACCATCAAATACCAGTAGAGTGCGTTCAGACTCTACAAATGATAGACCTTCTACAAGTTATGACATTTCACAGCCAGGAAGATCAACACAGAGACAGTCTCCATACAGTTCCGACCAGTCCCAGTCTCCAAGGACTGAAGTAGATGGATCTTTCCAAAGACAGCAACAACAGTTCAGCCAATCAGCAGCTGCTAAACAGACACAGCCAAGAGCAGCACCACACCCAAGTCACCCTCCACAGCTGAAGCACATGTCAATGTCTGGTGTACAAAACTCTCAAAAGTCCTTTGCTGCTGGCAGTCCTTCTCAAGCCAGCTTTGCTGCAGGCAGTGCATCGCAAGTTAGTTTTACAGGGGTTAGCAGTTCACAGTCAAACAGTCCTCAGATACCACCCACCCCTGCTAGCACTACTGCCATGAGTCCCAGGAATGTTGCAGAATCTACTCCAACATTGCCATCACCCACTAAATCCTTAACAGAAGCATCACGAAGACAACAAACAGTTGTGATTGACCAGCCTCCTACAGATAATGCTCAACAAGGTCAACAGGCACAAGAGCAATCAGCACACAAATCTCAAGAAAAAGACCCAGTTAATCAGAAATCCATTGAGATGCATGCTGAAGATGTAGAAAGGTTGCTGGCTGCATCTGAGCCTGTAGCTTCTCAGAG TGGGAATACTGGGGAAAAGTCTAAAGAGTCTGTTGCTGACTTGACTGTAATCAAGATAGAGGAGGAGGATGAGGAAGATACTGGGGGTCTGGACATGTATGTAGACGTCCCTGACGACAGCAAGCAGCCCCTTAATCTGGGCAGTCGGGACGATTCCACGGAACAGAGTGAAATAGAAGACCCTCCAGGGGACTGGTCGAGAGAAGATTTCTCCAATGAAAGTGGCAGTTTTGGTGCAGATCCAAATATCTCGTGGCAAGATGCATCCTTTAATAAAG ATCAACCAGAACAGGACACTTCTACAGAACAAGAAGTAACAGAATCTGTTGCGGTGCCAATGTCTTGTGTCATCTGCGGGTTTCGGGCCCCGAACCAGGATGGCGACGCATTCGGCGAGCACGTCAGGAAGCATGGCTACGCTACGTATTGCGACGTGTGTGGTCTGATGTTCAAAACGCAGCAAGGGTGTTATCTGCATAAAAAAGTTCATTTTCCAGCCGTGCAGCTTAAGTGTGATTTTTGTGGAAAGGTTGCGCAATCCCGAAGTCACCTCAACCGTCATATGAAGTCACACTCGGAGCAAAGACACTTCAAATGCCAGTTTTGTATTTCAACTTTCAAGCATAAAGCGGACATGAATCGTCATTTAGCTAACCGACACAATAGCAAATAA
- the LOC128156130 gene encoding myoneurin-like isoform X2, with product MNYQKVYMNQIYSSSIMRQVAQMWKNQLLCDAVIKTGNTQTKAHRLVLIAACPMLQHMENASVGSHLEVRLNSDIKQNSINTFLQYLYEGYMMLTEENCKDVEKIAKLLHADSVAKCCVDFQKCLNAKSGMSSYEGANFEVQDSVEFRYVCSTDIQKTVQDGAMKRSSESSGRPPSPGSKRARVQSGGPGMMGRVDDRFSMAHSYTQDPFERVPRLGSGYQQPKPQPGVIEILEDTIEMVTSEPPERDPDGWPRKSDRPPIQKSMSISVAGQVKGGDSDLQIIDVSSLSVPSQSKPSNTSRVRSDSTNDRPSTSYDISQPGRSTQRQSPYSSDQSQSPRTEVDGSFQRQQQQFSQSAAAKQTQPRAAPHPSHPPQLKHMSMSGVQNSQKSFAAGSPSQASFAAGSASQVSFTGVSSSQSNSPQIPPTPASTTAMSPRNVAESTPTLPSPTKSLTEASRRQQTVVIDQPPTDNAQQGQQAQEQSAHKSQEKDPVNQKSIEMHAEDVERLLAASEPVASQSGNTGEKSKESVADLTVIKIEEEDEEDTGGLDMYVDVPDDSKQPLNLGSRDDSTEQSEIEDPPGDWSREDFSNESGSFGADPNISWQDASFNKGLKLSQERSEIQWQTDNEDSFEYRCKICGMSCQSKLELQQHFKEVQNHGYVFICEICGKGYRSLQGYNTHKKMKHGSKSDLPSCKTCGKCFPAASNLLIHERSHSNEKPFVCGKCGKSYKHKQDLQLHLKFSCKDGDNSKKIPK from the exons ATGAACTACCAGAAGGTGTACATGAACCAGATCTACTCGAGTTCCATCATGAGGCAGGTGGCTCAGATGTGGAAAAACCAGCTGCTGTGTGACGCAGTCATCAAGACAGGAAACACTCAAACAAAG GCTCACAGATTGGTCCTGATTGCTGCCTGCCCAATGCTTCAGCACATGGAAAATGCATCAGTAGGATCTCATCTGGAAGTACGACTCAATTCTGATATAAAACAGAACTCTATTAATACATTCTTGCAGTATTTGTATGAAGGCTATATGATGTTGACAGAAGAAAACTGCAAAGATGTTGAGAAAATTGCGAAACTTCTGCATGCGGACAGTGTAGCAAAATGCTGTGttgattttcaaaagtgtttAAATGCTAAATCTGGTATGTCATCATATGAAGGTGCTAATTTTGAGGTGCAGGACAGTGTAGAATTCCGTTATGTCTGTTCTACAGACATACAAAAGACTGTGCAGGATGGTGCGATGAAGAGATCCTCTGAAAGCAGTGGAAGACCTCCTAGTCCAGGTAGCAAGAGGGCAAGAGTGCAGTCTGGGGGTCCAGGCATGATGGGTAGAGTTGATGATAGGTTCAGCATGGCACACAGTTACACACAAGACCCATTTGAACGTGTTCCAAGGCTTGGGTCAGGTTACCAACAACCAAAGCCACAACCAGGGGTAATCGAAATTCTAGAGGATACCATAGAGATGGTAACATCTGAACCTCCAGAAAGAGATCCAGATGGGTGGCCCAGGAAGTCAGATAGACCCCCGATCCAGAAAAGTATGTCTATATCTGTTGCTGGCCAGGTGAAAGGTGGAGACAGCGACTTACAGATAATAGATGTTTCAAGTTTATCAGTACCCTCACAAAGCAAACCATCAAATACCAGTAGAGTGCGTTCAGACTCTACAAATGATAGACCTTCTACAAGTTATGACATTTCACAGCCAGGAAGATCAACACAGAGACAGTCTCCATACAGTTCCGACCAGTCCCAGTCTCCAAGGACTGAAGTAGATGGATCTTTCCAAAGACAGCAACAACAGTTCAGCCAATCAGCAGCTGCTAAACAGACACAGCCAAGAGCAGCACCACACCCAAGTCACCCTCCACAGCTGAAGCACATGTCAATGTCTGGTGTACAAAACTCTCAAAAGTCCTTTGCTGCTGGCAGTCCTTCTCAAGCCAGCTTTGCTGCAGGCAGTGCATCGCAAGTTAGTTTTACAGGGGTTAGCAGTTCACAGTCAAACAGTCCTCAGATACCACCCACCCCTGCTAGCACTACTGCCATGAGTCCCAGGAATGTTGCAGAATCTACTCCAACATTGCCATCACCCACTAAATCCTTAACAGAAGCATCACGAAGACAACAAACAGTTGTGATTGACCAGCCTCCTACAGATAATGCTCAACAAGGTCAACAGGCACAAGAGCAATCAGCACACAAATCTCAAGAAAAAGACCCAGTTAATCAGAAATCCATTGAGATGCATGCTGAAGATGTAGAAAGGTTGCTGGCTGCATCTGAGCCTGTAGCTTCTCAGAG TGGGAATACTGGGGAAAAGTCTAAAGAGTCTGTTGCTGACTTGACTGTAATCAAGATAGAGGAGGAGGATGAGGAAGATACTGGGGGTCTGGACATGTATGTAGACGTCCCTGACGACAGCAAGCAGCCCCTTAATCTGGGCAGTCGGGACGATTCCACGGAACAGAGTGAAATAGAAGACCCTCCAGGGGACTGGTCGAGAGAAGATTTCTCCAATGAAAGTGGCAGTTTTGGTGCAGATCCAAATATCTCGTGGCAAGATGCATCCTTTAATAAAG GACTTAAGCTGTCACAAGAAAGATCAGAAATCCAATGGCAGACGGACAATGAAGATTCATTTGAATATAGGTGTAAAATCTGCGGAATGAGTTGCCAATCTAAGTTAGAATTGCAGCAGCATTTCAAAGAAGTTCAAAATCACGGCTACGTCTTTATTTGTGAGATATGTGGAAAAGGTTACCGGTCTCTACAAGGATACAATACACATAAAAAGATGAAACACGGTTCCAAATCGGATTTACCATCTTGTAAAACCTGTGGGAAATGTTTTCCAGCCGCTAGTAATTTACTGATTCATGAAAGAAGCCATTCTAATGAAAAACCGTTTGTTTGTGGCAAATGTGGAAAATCTTACAAACATAAACAAGACTTGCAACTTCACTTGAAATTCTCATGCAAAGACGGCGATAATTCAAAAAAGATACCCAAGTAA